One segment of Tenrec ecaudatus isolate mTenEca1 chromosome 1, mTenEca1.hap1, whole genome shotgun sequence DNA contains the following:
- the NANOS3 gene encoding nanos homolog 3, translating to MGSFNLWTDYLGLARLVGAPRGEEKCETRLDSQPPPAPQPLDQRPGPESSLAPERLCTFCKHNGESRAIYQSHMLKDEAGRVLCPILRDYVCPQCGATQERAHTRRFCPLTGQGYTSVYSYTTRNSAGKKVVRSDKTRMQVQGHGRGGETGSKGAGKP from the exons ATGGGGTCTTTCAACCTGTGGACCGATTACCTGGGTTTGGCACGTCTGGTGGGGGCCCCCCGTGGGGAAGAGAAGTGCGAGACCAGGTTGGACTCCCAGCCACCGCCAGCTCCACAGCCTCTGGATCAGAGGCCCGGCCCAGAGTCCTCTCTGGCCCCCGAACGCTTGTGCACCTTCTGCAAACACAATGGGGAGTCCCGGGCCATCTATCAGTCTCATATGCTCAAGGACGAGGCTGGCCGGGTGCTGTGCCCCATCCTGCGAGACTATGTGTGCCCCCAATGTGGTGCCACCCAAGAGCGGGCCCACACCCGCCGGTTCTGCCCGCTCACGGGCCAGGGCTACACCTCCGTCTACAGCTACACCACCCGCAACTCTGCTGGCAAGAAGGTCGTCCGGTCGGACAAGACGAGGATGCAGGTCCAGGGTCATGGCCGAGGAGGAGAAACAG GTTCCAAAGGTGCCGGGAAGCCTTAA